The Pleurodeles waltl isolate 20211129_DDA chromosome 7, aPleWal1.hap1.20221129, whole genome shotgun sequence genome contains the following window.
AACTTATTATTATGTCTGTATTTtgtttttacaagttaagcactgctacCTTCTGTTCTAGTTTTCCTTTACTTTCTCCTCTCACACTGTTCTTATTTCCCATGCCCTGCTCTGTGTTCAACTCACACTTCATTTCTGTTGCCCTTGTTATTTTTTAGGTCAAGTCTATTAGACAGCGCATGTGCTTTACGTTGTGAGACATTGTGGGGTTACCAATAGTATActggggcttggagcctgcctactGCTTACCATTGTTTTGCTTTcctgtcactcttatttgcctgCTTCACATTTGGGTCCCAGGTTGTCAatcatgtgtttgtccctcccatggagcacagCCTATTTACCATACCTTTTGATTGGTTGGTTGCCATGCTTCTACTTCTTGCTTTTCCAGCACTACTTCTGTTTTTGGGCTATGCACTTCATGGAAGTTAATATGTTTTTCAGATTTCTCCCTCATATACTTCTCCCCCACTGCACTTTGTGTTATTGTCGGTCACCCATGTGCTTCTACCCATCACCTCTATGGTACATTCGCTCTTTTGTCATGCACTGTTGCTTTCAGGCGTGTTTGCTTCTCCTCCACCCACTTCATGTTATTCCGCCACCCATTGCTTCTCCTCTTCACCCCACCCTGTATGTTatttctgtccttcctccacccattgtGTTGCTTCAGCCCACCCATAGCCTTCTTTCCTGTTGCCCATTGCTTCTTCTCCCCACTCCTGTCCTCTATGTTGCTTCAGTCCCCCTGCCCTCCATATTGCTTCCTACCACTCATACACTCCTTATGCTTCTCTTGCCCACTCCCACATTGCTTCCCCAACCATGTTCTCTATGCTGCCCTACCCACGCCCTCTCTGTTGAAGCTCCCCACCTATGCCCTGTGTGTTGTCCCCCCACCTCTCTTCCAAGTCATTAGATTTATTTTATCTCGATTAGCCATGCTTCACACAATGGGGGATGCCGTACTGAAtgattaaaaaacattgacaaatccaatgGGTCTCAAAGgtcaaacctactggctttgacagtgCATCTTTCACTTAGTTCTCTCACTTTGTTGATTCCCCTTACACTATCTTGCTTTCCCCTACAGAATCAGCTGTTGGTGGATCTTGACGGCATGGCCACTGGTCGGGCCCAAGAGGTCCCGGACCAGGGCTGGGCctgggtggtgctgctggcagtcgtGCTGTCCCAGGGAATTACCTTTGGCTTCCCATCATGTATTGTCGTCTTCTACACGGACATCCAAGCCTCCTTCCAGGCCAGCAACAGTGAGACATCGTGGTTCCCATCCATTGTGACAGCAGTGCTGCACGCGGGGGGTAAGAGAGCAGGCTGGAGAGACTTTTGTTTTTTACTACAGCACTGCTCCTATAATTCTGTTCCTCATATTAACTCCATCATCataataactttattttggctagaagccataaaagtagacaatacaaaacataacatgattagGGAACATGTCAGTTAACAATTATAAGGATATAAGAatagcattatttttaaaa
Protein-coding sequences here:
- the LOC138245991 gene encoding monocarboxylate transporter 13-like, yielding MATGRAQEVPDQGWAWVVLLAVVLSQGITFGFPSCIVVFYTDIQASFQASNSETSWFPSIVTAVLHAGESAVGGSWRHGHWSGPRGPGPGLGLGGAAGSRAVPGNDLWLPIMYCRLLHGHPSLLPGQQQ